The Gimibacter soli genome includes a region encoding these proteins:
- a CDS encoding enoyl-CoA hydratase/isomerase family protein has protein sequence MTTEPEVLFEIKGGIGLITLNRPKALNSLTQGMCNAIRAGLKDWERDPRVHAVVVVGAGEKAFCAGGDVVKVSTSYKEGTDDWRGFFHDEYLMNVAIDEFKKPYVSLVDGICMGGGVGVSIPGDFWVATEKTLFAMPETGLGLIPDVGGGWFLPRLPGEAGMYLALTGARLKAADLFALGIATHVVASADVPALVQALADADIHCGNCVKGVLAKFHKEPDPAPLAAHMDQIDEIFAGFSVEDIIAGLKADGGEWAVKEYDLLLTKSPTSMKVTFEQLRRGAAAETFREVMLMEYRIVTHILAGNDFHEGVRAILIDKDQKPVWSPATLADVSDKAVAAHFEPLGSAAELDLARLG, from the coding sequence ATGACCACCGAACCTGAAGTCTTGTTTGAAATCAAAGGCGGGATCGGCCTCATCACGCTCAATCGCCCGAAGGCCCTGAACAGCCTGACGCAAGGTATGTGCAACGCCATCCGTGCCGGCCTGAAGGACTGGGAACGCGATCCCCGCGTCCATGCTGTCGTTGTGGTGGGTGCTGGCGAGAAAGCCTTCTGCGCCGGCGGCGATGTGGTCAAAGTGTCCACAAGCTACAAGGAAGGCACCGACGACTGGCGCGGTTTCTTCCATGACGAATATCTGATGAATGTCGCCATCGACGAATTCAAAAAGCCCTATGTCAGCCTTGTGGATGGCATCTGCATGGGCGGCGGGGTCGGCGTTTCCATCCCCGGCGATTTCTGGGTCGCGACCGAAAAAACACTGTTTGCAATGCCCGAAACCGGCCTTGGCCTTATCCCGGATGTTGGCGGCGGCTGGTTCCTGCCGCGCCTGCCGGGTGAAGCGGGCATGTATCTGGCCCTCACCGGCGCACGCCTGAAGGCGGCAGACCTGTTCGCGCTTGGCATCGCCACGCATGTGGTGGCCTCTGCTGATGTGCCTGCCCTCGTGCAGGCGCTTGCAGACGCCGACATCCACTGCGGCAACTGCGTGAAAGGTGTGCTCGCCAAATTCCACAAGGAACCTGACCCGGCGCCGCTTGCCGCACACATGGACCAGATTGACGAGATTTTTGCGGGCTTCAGCGTCGAGGATATCATTGCGGGCCTCAAGGCCGATGGCGGCGAATGGGCCGTAAAAGAATATGACCTTTTGCTGACCAAATCACCCACCAGCATGAAAGTGACGTTCGAACAGCTGCGCCGGGGTGCGGCTGCCGAAACCTTCCGCGAAGTGATGCTGATGGAATACCGGATCGTCACCCACATCCTCGCAGGCAACGATTTCCACGAAGGCGTGCGGGCTATCCTGATCGACAAGGACCAGAAGCCGGTCTGGTCACCCGCTACCCTCGCCGATGTCAGCGACAAGGCGGTGGCCGCCCATTTTGAACCCCTCGGCAGCGCGGCGGAACTTGATCTCGCCCGCCTTGGCTGA